In Brevibacillus brevis NBRC 100599, a single genomic region encodes these proteins:
- a CDS encoding arginase family protein yields MASIPHFTGAYISGTELAPDALRTAGLIEQLQQNGLEVQDVGNLHLPDELPRHNIPPVRNWPAPRMLWDLLQKDAQEWLNTDDFVLMLGGDCSLVVATAQAHQAIHQEKAYLLVLDGHLDALVPSASRCIGAAGMGLWFLLQDRGQWIEPSGWDAERIRLVGCQQMPAETFGVEVMTLAQLTEGSIVERVSHTLQSIPPDAKILVHFDVDIMHKDAMPAAYSPSDIGLSLSEAEALVATVLRDSRVTSMEMTEFSGARDTTGEYARRLVELLARALAARA; encoded by the coding sequence GTGGCTAGTATCCCGCATTTCACAGGGGCGTATATCTCTGGTACAGAGTTAGCTCCGGACGCGCTTCGTACAGCAGGATTGATCGAGCAGTTGCAGCAGAATGGCTTGGAGGTGCAGGATGTAGGAAATCTGCATCTTCCCGATGAGTTGCCGCGCCATAATATTCCACCAGTTCGTAATTGGCCGGCTCCGCGTATGCTTTGGGATTTGCTGCAAAAGGACGCGCAAGAGTGGCTCAATACAGACGATTTTGTCTTGATGCTCGGCGGCGATTGCAGTTTGGTCGTTGCAACGGCGCAGGCTCATCAGGCTATTCATCAAGAGAAAGCGTATCTGCTGGTGTTAGACGGTCATCTGGATGCATTAGTGCCATCGGCTTCTCGCTGTATTGGGGCAGCAGGGATGGGATTGTGGTTTTTGCTTCAGGATCGTGGACAATGGATCGAACCAAGTGGCTGGGATGCAGAGCGAATCCGCCTTGTCGGCTGTCAGCAGATGCCAGCGGAGACGTTTGGCGTAGAGGTCATGACCTTGGCTCAGCTCACAGAAGGAAGTATTGTGGAACGAGTTTCTCATACGCTCCAATCGATCCCGCCTGATGCCAAAATCCTCGTTCATTTCGACGTAGATATCATGCACAAAGACGCGATGCCAGCGGCTTATTCTCCAAGTGATATTGGACTGTCTCTGTCGGAAGCCGAAGCATTAGTGGCGACTGTTCTACGAGATTCGCGCGTGACCAGTATGGAAATGACGGAATTCTCAGGCGCAAGGGATACCACTGGCGAGTATGCAAGGAGACTGGTAGAGTTGCTCGCTCGGGCACTAGCTGCACGTGCTTAA
- a CDS encoding DUF4179 domain-containing protein: MKKMALCVAALAVVVSTGILVSPSFFTSSPAAVVNAAPSVNTSLFVSQKAGDPGILQAAQNGFTQPLDLKVTDQGFILEAKEVLADPLRISIIAGVKDKDGKATDVYWDNFHTPTHEYQEITIKDKAGKVLHSSSPNQVSWKTNQIGDYILFEHELRSYFDDGNKLPDELVVEFHMKKMGSTKGNWQLSVPVNLKKAKAATKTVAVNQSHTSLQGFQFDLREITFAPSGTEVVIDSNNKDFSYQLVNEKGVVLGAWDSAVAIHDESIQKNVINTMKWRESAPVEKGLRQFHYFHDLKESNGLTFKLHAVYTEEEPGFSVKLDPASVGAKPVTAEKNGTRFTFHKVSKGSGEDRHNIEFEGTLAEGVVGIFPFDTWYVTDEKGKKYSAVCHIEESANQNGRMKVRGNLEIEEMKSLPKQMTITFDSMLKEHRDVSFAVPLLTGK; encoded by the coding sequence ATGAAAAAAATGGCATTATGTGTGGCAGCATTGGCAGTCGTTGTATCAACGGGAATCCTCGTGTCCCCGTCGTTTTTCACAAGTAGTCCGGCAGCAGTGGTGAATGCAGCACCGTCTGTGAATACTAGCTTGTTTGTCTCGCAAAAGGCTGGAGATCCTGGAATTTTGCAAGCCGCTCAAAATGGATTTACCCAGCCGCTTGATCTGAAAGTGACCGATCAAGGCTTTATCTTGGAAGCAAAAGAGGTTCTGGCAGACCCGCTGCGCATCAGTATCATCGCCGGGGTAAAAGACAAAGACGGCAAGGCAACAGATGTGTATTGGGATAATTTCCACACCCCCACCCATGAATATCAAGAAATCACGATCAAGGATAAAGCGGGCAAGGTTTTACATAGCTCATCCCCCAATCAAGTGTCGTGGAAAACAAACCAGATAGGCGATTACATCCTGTTTGAACACGAGCTCAGAAGCTATTTTGACGATGGGAACAAGCTGCCGGACGAGCTGGTCGTAGAGTTCCACATGAAAAAGATGGGCAGTACCAAAGGCAACTGGCAGCTGTCGGTACCCGTGAACTTGAAAAAAGCAAAAGCTGCGACGAAAACAGTGGCTGTCAATCAGTCCCATACCTCTCTCCAAGGATTTCAGTTCGATTTGCGAGAGATTACCTTTGCACCGAGTGGAACAGAAGTGGTGATTGATTCGAATAACAAGGACTTCAGCTATCAGCTTGTCAATGAAAAGGGAGTCGTCCTTGGCGCATGGGACTCTGCAGTCGCTATCCATGATGAGAGCATTCAGAAAAACGTAATCAATACGATGAAATGGCGCGAGTCTGCTCCAGTGGAAAAAGGGCTGCGACAATTTCATTACTTCCACGACCTGAAAGAATCGAATGGTCTAACCTTTAAGCTGCATGCTGTTTATACAGAGGAAGAGCCAGGATTCAGCGTAAAACTGGACCCTGCCAGTGTGGGAGCAAAGCCAGTTACAGCAGAAAAGAATGGGACTCGCTTCACGTTTCACAAGGTATCTAAGGGCAGCGGAGAGGATCGCCACAACATCGAGTTTGAGGGGACGCTAGCGGAAGGAGTAGTGGGAATCTTCCCGTTTGATACATGGTACGTGACGGACGAAAAGGGCAAAAAGTACAGTGCGGTATGCCATATCGAGGAATCCGCCAATCAAAATGGACGGATGAAAGTAAGAGGGAATTTGGAAATCGAGGAGATGAAATCCTTGCCAAAGCAAATGACGATCACCTTTGACAGTATGTTGAAGGAGCATCGCGATGTGAGCTTTGCGGTACCTCTTTTGACAGGAAAATAA
- a CDS encoding RNA polymerase sigma factor — translation MPDDRELIEQIQAGNHQLYSQIIDRYNGKIVTYLYKMIGNMPDAQDLAQDVFTKTFYLLKDYRPEHKFSSWLYRIASNHCLDEIRRRKRTEQTAIVEEQIVDPETPETALLKKERDAQLEHSIMLLDEEYREVFVLHYLQRLSYREISERLSLTESAVQMRLFRARKEMKKSLTKTMGGGDVHEMLHV, via the coding sequence ATGCCGGACGATCGGGAATTGATCGAGCAAATCCAGGCGGGCAATCATCAGCTGTACAGTCAGATTATCGACAGGTACAATGGCAAGATCGTGACCTACTTGTACAAAATGATCGGTAACATGCCGGACGCACAGGATTTGGCTCAAGACGTGTTTACCAAAACCTTTTACCTATTGAAAGACTATCGGCCTGAGCACAAGTTTTCTTCATGGCTGTATCGCATCGCGAGCAATCATTGTCTCGATGAAATACGAAGACGCAAAAGGACGGAGCAGACCGCTATCGTAGAGGAACAGATCGTTGATCCAGAGACACCAGAAACCGCCCTGTTAAAAAAGGAACGGGACGCCCAGTTGGAACACAGTATCATGCTGCTGGATGAGGAGTATCGCGAGGTGTTCGTCCTGCACTACTTACAGCGTCTGTCGTATCGGGAAATCAGCGAGCGACTGTCTCTTACGGAGAGCGCTGTTCAAATGCGTTTGTTCCGTGCTCGTAAAGAGATGAAAAAAAGCCTGACGAAAACAATGGGAGGGGGAGATGTTCATGAAATGCTTCATGTTTAA